Proteins from a genomic interval of Bos mutus isolate GX-2022 chromosome 26, NWIPB_WYAK_1.1, whole genome shotgun sequence:
- the CALHM3 gene encoding calcium homeostasis modulator protein 3, with translation MDKFRTLFLHFQSSSESVMNGVCLLLAMVTVKLYSSFDFNCPCLARYNALYGLGLLFTPPIALFLCGLLANRQSVVMVEEWRRPAGHRRKDPGIVRYMCSSVLQRALAAPIIWILLALLDGKCFVCAFSSSVDPEKFLDFTNMTPSQVQLFLAKVPCKEDELVRNSPARKAVSRYLRCLSQAIGWSLTLLLILLAFLARCLRPCFDQTVFLQRRYWSNYVDLEQKLFDETCCEHARDFAHRCVLHFFASMQSEMQARGLRRDSAGRGPEAPERPEPRDGLDGGSGKAHLRAVSSQEQVDRLLSAWYSSKPPLDLTASSGLWGCGLTHRAPTVVPGTRESPHTDV, from the exons ATGGATAAATTCCGCACACTCTTCCTGCACTTCCAGTCCAGCTCCGAGTCGGTAATGAATGGCGTCTGCCTGCTGCTGGCCATGGTCACCGTCAAGCTGTACTCCTCGTTTGACTTCAACTGCCCCTGCCTGGCGCGCTACAATGCCCTCTACGGACTGGGCCTGCTGTTCACACCCCCGATTGCCCTATTCCTCTGCGGCCTCCTGGCCAACCGGCAGTCCGTGGTGATGGTGGAGGAGTGGCGCCGGCCCGCCGGGCACCGGAGGAAGGACCCGGGCATCGTCAG GTACATGTGCTCCTCTGTACTGCAGAGAGCGCTGGCCGCCCCCATCATCTGGATCCTGCTGGCCCTCCTCGATGGAAAGTGCTTCGTGTGCGCCTTCAGCAGCTCCGTGGACCCTGAGAAGTTTCTAGACTTCACCAACATGACCCCCAGTCAGGTGCAGCTCTTTCTGGCCAAGGTGCCCTGCAAGGAGGATGAGCTGGTCAGGAACAGCCCCGCTCGGAAGGCGGTGTCTCGCTACCTGCGGTGCCTGTCACAG GCCATTGGCTGGAGTCTCACCCTGCTGCTGATCCTCCTGGCCTTCCTGGCCCGCTGCTTGAGGCCCTGCTTCGACCAGACAGTCTTCCTGCAGCGCAGATACTGGAGCAACTACGTGGACCTGGAGCAGAAGCTCTTCGACGAGACGTGCTGTGAGCACGCGCGGGACTTTGCGCACCGCTGCGTGCTACACTTCTTCGCCAGCATGCAGAGCGAGATGCAGGCGCGGGGGCTGCGCCGGGACTCTGCGGGTAGGGGTCCGGAGGCCCCTGAGAGGCCCGAGCCCCGAGACGGCCTGGACGGTGGAAGCGGGAAGGCCCACCTGCGCGCAGTCTCCAGTCAGGAGCAGGTGGACCGCCTCCTGAGCGCCTGGTACTCCAGCAAACCACCACTTGACCTCACAGCATCCTCTGGGCTCTGGGGGTGCGGCCTCACCCATCGCGCCCCCACAGTGGTCCCGGGCACCAGGGAGTCCCCACACACTGACGTGTAA